Proteins encoded within one genomic window of Sphaerotilus montanus:
- the greB gene encoding transcription elongation factor GreB, giving the protein MRKAFQPEPSPDDDDDTANGLPPLPAGTRNYMTPQGWHALRAELMQLLDEERPRIVEIVSWAAKNGDRSENGDYLYGKKRLREIDRRIRYLTKRLDIAEVADPSAHHGKDQIFFGATVTYADNSGIEHTITIKGIDETDSLNGEVSWVAPIARALIKAREGDEVQLMTPGGLQRLEVIAVRYPAPDAA; this is encoded by the coding sequence ATGCGCAAAGCTTTTCAGCCTGAACCGTCACCGGATGACGACGACGACACCGCAAACGGCTTGCCGCCACTGCCTGCCGGTACACGAAACTACATGACCCCGCAAGGCTGGCACGCGCTGCGGGCCGAGCTGATGCAACTGCTGGACGAGGAGCGGCCCCGGATCGTGGAAATCGTGTCCTGGGCGGCCAAGAATGGCGACCGCTCGGAGAACGGCGACTACCTGTACGGCAAGAAACGCCTGCGCGAGATCGACCGCCGCATCCGCTACCTGACGAAGCGACTCGACATCGCCGAAGTGGCCGATCCATCGGCGCACCATGGCAAGGACCAGATCTTCTTCGGCGCCACGGTCACCTATGCCGACAACAGCGGCATCGAGCACACCATCACCATCAAGGGCATCGACGAGACCGACAGCCTGAACGGCGAGGTGAGCTGGGTGGCGCCGATTGCCCGTGCGCTGATCAAGGCGCGCGAGGGGGACGAGGTGCAGCTGATGACCCCGGGCGGGCTGCAGCGGCTGGAGGTGATTGCCGTGCGGTACCCGGCGCCGGACGCCGCCTGA
- a CDS encoding excisionase family DNA-binding protein: MSRPHFAQDPMDPLLTTREAAQRLGVSLRTVQLWVEAGTLPAGRTPGGHRRIRLSAVEALAHRSGLRPAAPTSLSMAAAGTAPLDLLLVASSVDQLHLWQEVLQPLGSAISIRGANNGYTGLLQLGRKSPDLLVTDLAMPDIDGYAMLLTLSSLSDYSQLRVLAITTQTPHQIAERGGLPERVRVVHQPAPAIAVRAWVESEMTRMGRSPHVDSVS; the protein is encoded by the coding sequence ATGTCTCGTCCCCATTTTGCTCAAGATCCGATGGATCCATTGTTGACCACCCGCGAGGCTGCCCAGCGATTGGGCGTGTCGCTGCGAACGGTCCAGCTCTGGGTCGAAGCAGGAACCCTGCCTGCCGGGCGCACACCCGGCGGTCATCGCCGCATTCGCCTGTCGGCGGTGGAGGCACTGGCGCATCGCAGTGGCCTGCGTCCTGCGGCCCCGACCTCGCTGTCGATGGCCGCGGCCGGCACGGCCCCGCTCGACCTGCTGCTGGTCGCGTCCAGCGTCGACCAGCTCCACCTGTGGCAGGAAGTGCTGCAGCCGCTGGGCTCGGCGATTTCCATCCGGGGCGCCAACAACGGCTACACCGGCCTGCTGCAGCTCGGTCGCAAGTCGCCCGATCTGCTCGTCACCGACCTGGCCATGCCCGACATCGACGGCTACGCCATGCTGCTGACGCTGTCGAGCCTGAGCGACTACAGCCAGTTGCGCGTGCTGGCGATCACGACCCAGACGCCGCACCAGATCGCCGAGCGCGGTGGACTGCCGGAGCGGGTGCGCGTCGTGCACCAGCCGGCACCGGCCATCGCCGTGCGGGCCTGGGTCGAGTCCGAAATGACCCGCATGGGGCGCAGCCCCCACGTGGATTCCGTCAGCTGA
- a CDS encoding response regulator transcription factor encodes MPRRILVVDDQPDLRKLIRMTLELGDFEVHEAVDGASALELAASLRPALVLLDVVMPGGLDGYQVCDRLKQDPALAGTLVVMLTARGQAGDIGAGRTAGADGYLVKPFSPFELIERVESMLDAA; translated from the coding sequence ATGCCCCGCCGCATTCTTGTCGTCGATGACCAGCCGGATCTGCGCAAGCTCATCCGGATGACCCTGGAGCTCGGTGATTTCGAGGTGCACGAGGCCGTCGATGGTGCGAGCGCGCTCGAACTGGCGGCCTCCTTGCGACCGGCGCTGGTGCTGCTGGATGTGGTGATGCCGGGTGGCCTTGATGGCTACCAGGTGTGTGACCGCCTCAAGCAGGACCCGGCGCTGGCCGGCACGCTGGTCGTGATGCTCACGGCCCGCGGGCAGGCGGGGGACATCGGCGCAGGCCGGACCGCGGGGGCAGACGGGTATCTGGTCAAGCCGTTCAGCCCGTTCGAGCTGATCGAGCGTGTCGAGTCGATGCTGGATGCGGCGTGA
- a CDS encoding response regulator, protein MNARILLIDDDTRLTGMVRDYLQAAGLTVSVAGDLAQGRLKLQHEPCDVLVLDLMLPDGDGLDLTRELRSDQRLRSLPLLMLTARGEPMDRIIGLELGADDYLPKPFEPRELLARIKALLRRASPTGDEALLRFGRLEVDVNARQIRIEGRECDLTSYQFDILHVMAQSPGRVLSRDQIMDALRGHPIDAFDRSIDVHISRIRAAIEDDPKNPRRILTVRGSGYVFARKQDADAT, encoded by the coding sequence ATGAATGCCCGCATCCTGCTCATCGACGACGACACCCGCCTGACCGGCATGGTGCGTGATTACCTGCAGGCGGCAGGGCTGACGGTCAGCGTGGCCGGTGACCTGGCCCAGGGGCGGCTCAAGCTGCAGCACGAGCCCTGCGACGTGCTGGTGCTCGACCTGATGCTGCCCGACGGCGACGGTCTGGACCTCACGCGCGAGCTGCGCAGCGACCAGCGTCTGCGCAGCCTGCCGCTGCTGATGCTCACTGCCCGCGGCGAGCCGATGGACCGCATCATCGGTCTGGAACTCGGCGCCGACGACTACTTGCCCAAGCCCTTCGAGCCGCGTGAGCTGCTGGCGCGCATCAAGGCGCTGCTGCGCCGCGCGTCCCCGACGGGGGACGAGGCGCTGCTGCGCTTCGGCCGCCTGGAGGTGGATGTGAACGCGCGGCAGATCCGCATCGAGGGCCGCGAGTGCGACCTGACGAGCTACCAGTTCGACATCCTGCACGTCATGGCGCAGAGTCCCGGCCGCGTGCTCTCGCGGGACCAGATCATGGACGCCCTGCGCGGCCATCCGATCGACGCGTTCGACCGCAGCATCGATGTGCACATCTCGCGCATCCGGGCAGCGATCGAGGACGACCCCAAGAATCCGCGGCGCATCCTGACGGTGCGTGGTTCGGGATACGTCTTCGCGCGCAAGCAGGACGCGGACGCCACCTGA
- a CDS encoding sensor histidine kinase: protein MRWRGVGVRSLYLSIYLTVVATLLVFALVAMVLVSRHTGAERGRAEVAMSDRTLALVQLLQNSLPPGTAPAMAQREALLDWSHRLRVPMALDAPDGARIGVSPFYDRKVGPDRAEETQAASRAVLADGRVLWVLRPRGGHGDDHPPDARPNRDRRGPPNGPPDGLLWGGQLRRLTSGWMDEASVLLLLLGGLFAAVTLGAYPVVRRLTRRLEALERGVEQFGAGDLGHRVDAAGQDEVAAVAVSFNRAAQRIEDLVRANRALLANASHELRSPLARLKMALAMMEGASAEQREALRHEIDCDIRELDGLVEEVLLASRLDAQGDLRVESVDLLGLLAEEAARVCAAADGEPVLVHAEERLLRRALRNLLENARRYGGDEVEAQVRVIGADEVEVQVCDRGPGVPEAFREQVFEPFFRLPGHAERAGGVGLGLSLVRQIAQRHGGSVRCIAREGGGSCFAIKLPRGTGPAPVAPAGAPGPHSG, encoded by the coding sequence ATGCGCTGGCGCGGCGTGGGGGTGCGCAGCCTCTATCTGAGCATCTACCTCACCGTCGTGGCCACGCTGCTGGTGTTCGCGCTGGTGGCCATGGTGCTGGTGAGCCGCCACACGGGGGCCGAGCGTGGCCGGGCCGAGGTGGCCATGTCGGATCGGACGCTGGCCCTGGTGCAGTTGCTGCAGAACAGCCTGCCACCCGGCACCGCGCCTGCCATGGCGCAGCGGGAGGCGCTGCTCGACTGGTCCCACCGTCTGCGCGTTCCCATGGCGCTGGATGCGCCGGATGGCGCGCGCATCGGCGTGTCGCCGTTCTACGACCGCAAGGTCGGACCCGATCGGGCCGAGGAGACGCAGGCGGCCTCGCGGGCCGTGCTGGCCGACGGGCGCGTGCTGTGGGTGCTGCGTCCGCGCGGCGGACATGGCGACGACCACCCACCGGACGCCAGGCCCAACCGGGATCGGCGCGGGCCGCCGAACGGGCCGCCGGACGGACTGCTCTGGGGGGGGCAGCTGCGCCGCCTCACCTCGGGCTGGATGGACGAGGCTTCGGTGCTGCTGCTGCTGCTGGGCGGCCTGTTCGCGGCCGTGACGCTCGGCGCCTATCCCGTGGTGCGCCGGCTGACGCGGCGTCTGGAAGCCCTGGAGCGTGGTGTCGAGCAGTTCGGCGCCGGTGACCTCGGGCACCGGGTCGATGCGGCGGGACAGGATGAAGTGGCGGCCGTGGCGGTCAGCTTCAACCGGGCCGCGCAGCGCATCGAGGACCTGGTGCGCGCCAACCGCGCCTTGCTGGCCAACGCGAGCCACGAACTGCGCTCGCCCCTGGCGCGGCTGAAGATGGCGCTGGCGATGATGGAGGGCGCATCGGCCGAGCAGCGCGAGGCCCTGCGCCACGAGATCGACTGCGACATCCGCGAACTCGACGGGTTGGTCGAGGAGGTGCTGCTGGCCAGCCGGCTGGATGCGCAGGGTGACTTGCGCGTCGAGTCGGTGGACCTGCTGGGGCTGCTGGCCGAGGAGGCCGCGCGTGTCTGTGCCGCTGCGGACGGCGAGCCGGTGCTGGTCCATGCGGAAGAGCGCCTGCTGCGCCGCGCACTGCGCAACCTGCTGGAGAACGCCCGGCGCTATGGCGGGGACGAGGTCGAGGCGCAGGTCCGGGTCATCGGCGCGGACGAGGTGGAAGTGCAGGTCTGTGACCGCGGACCCGGCGTGCCGGAGGCCTTCCGCGAGCAGGTGTTCGAGCCGTTCTTCCGGCTGCCGGGGCATGCCGAGCGGGCGGGTGGCGTCGGGCTCGGCCTGTCGCTGGTGCGCCAGATCGCCCAGCGGCATGGCGGCAGCGTGCGTTGCATCGCCCGCGAGGGCGGCGGCAGCTGCTTCGCGATCAAGCTGCCCCGCGGAACGGGGCCGGCGCCGGTGGCACCTGCGGGCGCACCCGGTCCGCATAGCGGTTGA
- a CDS encoding DUF3717 domain-containing protein — MAGIHITDIEAAINWWRQRQPSPDGVTLCAPLRALAEVYALLVYYRETLCDELGLPEAARQAWLAWYDTTPDAPCIAICSTTQGDAVCKGCGRTFDEVQHWPAMSPAAKRQTWHRITREGTAWRFNRYADRVRPQVPPAPAPFRGAA, encoded by the coding sequence ATGGCAGGCATCCACATCACCGACATCGAGGCGGCCATCAACTGGTGGCGCCAGCGACAACCCTCCCCGGACGGCGTGACGCTGTGCGCGCCGCTGCGGGCGCTCGCGGAGGTCTATGCCCTGCTGGTGTACTACCGGGAAACGCTCTGCGATGAACTCGGCCTGCCCGAGGCGGCCCGGCAGGCCTGGCTGGCCTGGTACGACACCACGCCGGACGCGCCCTGCATCGCCATCTGCTCGACCACCCAGGGCGACGCGGTCTGCAAGGGCTGCGGCCGCACCTTCGACGAGGTGCAGCACTGGCCGGCGATGAGCCCCGCCGCCAAGCGCCAGACCTGGCACCGCATCACCCGGGAAGGCACCGCCTGGCGTTTCAACCGCTATGCGGACCGGGTGCGCCCGCAGGTGCCACCGGCGCCGGCCCCGTTCCGCGGGGCAGCTTGA
- a CDS encoding GGDEF domain-containing protein, whose product MDRRPTPLLHPMLARQLRRLHIDPLAGPPGAEQWSALLALAGTTYEEYEQLVYLVTRAERMSTDELQRSQSALAEAERIAGLGSWTWRPGDETLLISSTLASLMQLPANTRELPLVLWLASMDSADRGVLHDSLRRATRQEVSLCGELRLQYRIVSCPDADRPGALRVSGTLLDITERMRAEEQVRALAFQDPLTGLCNRARFFDLLGSARSRVHDSGEQLALLFLDLDGFKEINDRHGHDAGDQLLRQVAERLRCTVSPHDPLCRFGGDEFLVLIRSEDGEPALEALAQQILTAISEPFDVDGRRLSVGVSIGIAIYPRDAMSTLDLVRAADTAMYQAKQQGKGRFEFHRPLATN is encoded by the coding sequence ATGGACCGCCGCCCCACGCCCCTCCTCCACCCCATGCTGGCGCGCCAGCTCCGGCGACTGCACATCGACCCGCTCGCCGGCCCGCCCGGCGCCGAGCAGTGGTCCGCCCTGCTCGCACTGGCCGGAACGACCTACGAGGAGTACGAGCAGCTCGTCTACCTCGTGACCCGTGCCGAACGCATGTCCACCGACGAGCTGCAGCGCAGCCAGTCGGCCCTCGCCGAAGCCGAGCGCATCGCCGGACTCGGCAGCTGGACCTGGCGGCCTGGCGACGAGACGCTGCTCATCTCGTCGACGCTGGCCAGCCTGATGCAGTTGCCGGCCAATACCCGGGAGCTGCCGCTGGTGCTGTGGCTGGCCAGCATGGACAGTGCCGACCGGGGCGTGCTGCACGACAGCCTGCGCCGTGCGACGCGCCAGGAGGTCAGCCTGTGCGGCGAGCTGCGGCTGCAGTACCGCATCGTCTCGTGTCCCGATGCCGACCGGCCGGGGGCCCTGCGCGTCAGCGGCACCCTGCTCGACATCACCGAGCGCATGCGGGCCGAGGAGCAGGTGCGCGCCCTGGCCTTCCAGGATCCGCTGACCGGTCTGTGCAACCGCGCGCGCTTCTTCGACCTGCTCGGCTCGGCGCGCAGCCGGGTGCACGATTCCGGAGAACAGCTCGCCCTGCTCTTCCTCGATCTGGACGGTTTCAAGGAGATCAACGACCGGCACGGCCACGACGCCGGCGACCAGCTGCTGCGCCAGGTGGCCGAACGCCTGCGCTGCACCGTGTCGCCGCACGATCCGCTGTGCCGCTTCGGCGGCGACGAGTTCCTGGTGCTGATCCGATCCGAGGACGGAGAACCCGCGCTCGAAGCGCTGGCACAGCAGATCCTGACCGCGATCTCCGAGCCCTTCGATGTGGATGGGCGGCGCCTGAGCGTGGGCGTGAGCATCGGCATCGCCATCTACCCGCGCGACGCGATGAGCACGCTGGACCTGGTCCGGGCCGCCGACACCGCGATGTACCAGGCCAAGCAGCAGGGCAAGGGCCGCTTCGAGTTCCATCGCCCCCTGGCGACGAACTGA
- a CDS encoding FIST signal transduction protein, producing the protein MELATLVYLPGSGWATPPDTQLDSPNTLVLVFGAADSLATLAEGSPLSTLARALPRSVFASAATHTIAHARQTADEALVVCIVRFDHTALRRFHVELGPVMTAESAGRQLAQALLDTPGLSGVLVLADGIEVNGPDLVRGLNALLPDSLPIAGGMGAAGTRQARTWSMRHDGPPQGSACVIGLYGAQLRMARSCHGGSIGFGQRRLVTRAQGNTVEEIDGYPALQLYRQYLGRYASGLPEAASHFPLTVFRQATDLQGVIRYVLGIDTDRQTIDVAGDIPAGSLVQLSRAGRSELLEGAFHAARDLADALPVDGPVLALVVSCVGRRHVLGEQTEDELEPVATLLRPGSALAGFYSFGEISAGAGQRCDMHNMTLTLAALWEEPQEP; encoded by the coding sequence ATGGAACTCGCAACTCTCGTGTACCTGCCGGGCTCCGGCTGGGCGACACCGCCTGACACCCAGCTGGACAGCCCGAACACGCTCGTCCTGGTGTTCGGCGCTGCCGACAGCCTGGCCACCCTGGCCGAGGGCAGCCCGCTGAGCACCCTGGCCCGGGCCCTGCCGCGCAGCGTCTTCGCCAGCGCAGCCACCCACACCATCGCCCACGCCCGCCAGACTGCCGACGAGGCACTGGTGGTCTGCATCGTCCGGTTCGACCACACGGCGCTGCGGCGCTTTCACGTCGAACTGGGTCCCGTCATGACGGCGGAGTCCGCCGGACGGCAGCTCGCACAGGCGCTCCTCGACACGCCGGGACTGAGCGGCGTGCTGGTGCTGGCCGACGGCATCGAAGTCAACGGCCCCGATCTGGTGCGCGGCCTGAACGCGCTCCTGCCCGACAGCCTGCCGATCGCCGGCGGCATGGGTGCGGCCGGCACCCGGCAGGCACGCACCTGGTCGATGCGCCACGATGGCCCGCCCCAAGGCAGCGCCTGCGTCATCGGCCTGTACGGCGCGCAGCTGCGCATGGCCCGCAGCTGCCACGGTGGCAGCATCGGCTTCGGCCAGCGCCGCCTGGTCACCCGGGCCCAGGGCAACACGGTCGAGGAGATCGACGGCTACCCCGCCCTCCAGCTCTACCGCCAGTACCTGGGCCGCTATGCCAGCGGCCTGCCCGAGGCGGCCTCGCATTTCCCGCTGACGGTGTTCCGCCAGGCGACGGACCTGCAGGGCGTGATCCGCTACGTCCTGGGCATCGACACGGACCGCCAGACCATCGACGTCGCCGGCGACATCCCGGCCGGCAGCCTGGTCCAGCTCTCGCGGGCCGGGCGCAGCGAGTTGCTGGAAGGCGCCTTCCACGCGGCCCGGGACCTGGCCGACGCCCTGCCCGTCGACGGGCCCGTGCTGGCGCTGGTGGTGAGCTGCGTCGGCCGGCGGCACGTGCTCGGCGAGCAGACGGAGGACGAGCTCGAACCCGTCGCCACCCTGCTGCGGCCGGGCTCGGCACTGGCGGGCTTCTACTCGTTCGGCGAGATTTCGGCTGGCGCCGGCCAGCGCTGCGACATGCACAACATGACCCTCACGCTGGCGGCGCTCTGGGAAGAACCCCAGGAGCCATGA
- a CDS encoding YidB family protein, with amino-acid sequence MGLLDSMLGSVVSQALGGGQGGGGQAALIQAVIGMLMGGNNQGGGAAAGGLGGLLEQFQRGGLGDVASSWVSTGQNMPISADQLTNVLGSDVIGQLARSAGMDQGAAAGQLSQILPQLIDGLTPNGQLPQQGTDLGSMLPQILGGLLSR; translated from the coding sequence ATGGGATTGCTCGATTCAATGCTGGGTTCGGTCGTCAGCCAGGCACTCGGCGGCGGTCAGGGTGGTGGTGGACAGGCGGCGCTGATCCAGGCCGTCATCGGCATGCTGATGGGCGGCAACAACCAGGGTGGCGGTGCCGCCGCTGGTGGCTTGGGTGGCCTGCTGGAACAGTTCCAGCGCGGCGGACTGGGCGACGTGGCATCGTCGTGGGTCTCCACCGGCCAGAACATGCCGATCTCCGCCGACCAGCTCACCAACGTGCTGGGCTCGGACGTCATCGGCCAGCTGGCACGCAGCGCCGGCATGGACCAGGGCGCCGCCGCGGGCCAGCTCTCGCAGATCCTGCCGCAACTGATCGACGGCCTGACGCCGAATGGCCAGCTGCCGCAGCAAGGCACCGACCTGGGCAGCATGCTGCCGCAGATCCTGGGCGGACTGCTCAGCCGCTGA
- the purN gene encoding phosphoribosylglycinamide formyltransferase: MKRIVILISGRGSNMEAIHRACAEEGWPAAVVAVISNRPTAGGLAWAAERGIATASIDHRAHADRAAFDAALAAEIDAHQPDLVVLAGFMRILTPGFVARYAGRLLNIHPSLLPSFGGLHTHERALQTGCKVAGATVHFVTAELDHGPIVLQAVVPVLAGDTAETLSARVLVCEHQIYPRAVRWFVEDQLLLGDDGVVRHTLNAPQWLFHTL; this comes from the coding sequence ATGAAACGCATCGTGATCCTGATTTCCGGCCGTGGCTCCAACATGGAAGCCATCCACCGCGCCTGCGCCGAAGAGGGCTGGCCCGCTGCGGTCGTGGCCGTCATCAGCAACCGGCCGACGGCGGGCGGTCTCGCCTGGGCGGCCGAACGTGGCATCGCCACCGCCTCCATCGACCACCGTGCCCACGCCGACCGCGCCGCCTTCGACGCGGCACTGGCCGCCGAGATCGACGCCCACCAGCCCGATCTGGTCGTGCTGGCCGGGTTCATGCGCATCCTGACCCCCGGCTTCGTGGCCCGCTACGCCGGTCGCCTGCTCAACATCCACCCGTCGCTGCTGCCGTCGTTCGGCGGGCTGCACACGCACGAACGCGCGCTGCAGACCGGCTGCAAGGTGGCGGGCGCGACGGTGCATTTCGTGACCGCCGAACTCGACCACGGCCCGATCGTGCTGCAAGCCGTGGTGCCGGTACTGGCCGGGGACACGGCCGAGACGCTGTCGGCGCGGGTGCTGGTCTGCGAGCACCAGATCTATCCGCGCGCCGTGCGCTGGTTTGTCGAAGACCAGCTGCTGCTGGGCGATGACGGCGTCGTGCGCCACACTCTGAACGCGCCGCAATGGCTGTTCCACACACTCTGA
- a CDS encoding RsmB/NOP family class I SAM-dependent RNA methyltransferase, which yields MTPKALFTLCDELLHEVLRFTSPTDAVVSAFFRRNRMLGMRERHALAETVYAVLRERLRLQYLAKSGTGALERRLSILAWQGTEAYLRAATTEAEQKWAATAKLLSLKSQSESLRHNLPDWLAEALKKEMGNDFWPLIESLSKSAGLDLRVNTLLVKREAAQATLAEEGILTEPTPYSPTGLRARGKPTLNLTECFKRGEVEVQDEGSQLLALLTEAKRGEMVVDFCAGAGGKTLALGAMMRNTGRLYAFDVSAHRLAALKPRLARSGLSNVYPAGISHERDERIKRLSGKIDRVLVDAPCSGLGTLRRNPDLKWRQTPEGVAELTVKQRAILDSAARLVKAGGQLVYATCSLLDAENESIAQAFSEAHPEFELLNAAEVLARQKVEDAESLCRNNYLRLWPHRHGTDGFFAAVWRRRAA from the coding sequence ATGACCCCCAAAGCCCTCTTCACGCTGTGCGACGAGCTGTTGCATGAAGTCCTGCGCTTCACCAGCCCGACCGATGCCGTGGTGTCGGCCTTCTTCCGCCGCAACCGGATGCTGGGCATGCGCGAGCGCCACGCGCTGGCCGAGACCGTCTACGCCGTGCTGCGCGAGCGGCTGCGCCTGCAGTACCTGGCCAAGTCCGGCACCGGCGCGCTGGAACGCCGGCTGAGCATCCTGGCCTGGCAGGGCACCGAAGCCTATCTGCGCGCCGCGACGACCGAGGCCGAGCAGAAATGGGCCGCCACCGCCAAGCTGCTGAGCCTGAAGAGCCAGTCCGAGAGCCTGCGCCACAACCTGCCCGACTGGCTGGCCGAGGCGCTGAAGAAGGAAATGGGCAACGACTTCTGGCCGCTGATCGAGAGCCTGTCCAAGTCGGCCGGGCTGGACCTGCGCGTCAACACGCTGCTCGTCAAGCGGGAAGCCGCCCAGGCCACGCTGGCCGAGGAGGGCATCCTGACCGAGCCGACGCCGTACTCGCCGACGGGCCTGCGCGCCCGCGGCAAGCCCACGCTCAACCTGACCGAGTGCTTCAAGCGCGGCGAGGTCGAGGTGCAGGACGAGGGCAGCCAGCTGCTGGCGCTGCTGACCGAGGCCAAGCGCGGCGAGATGGTGGTGGACTTCTGCGCCGGCGCCGGCGGCAAGACGCTGGCGCTGGGCGCGATGATGCGCAACACCGGCCGCCTGTACGCCTTCGACGTCTCGGCGCACCGCCTGGCCGCGCTCAAGCCGCGCCTGGCGCGCAGCGGGCTGTCGAACGTCTACCCGGCCGGCATCTCCCACGAGCGCGACGAGCGCATCAAGCGCCTGTCGGGCAAGATCGACCGCGTGCTGGTCGATGCGCCGTGTTCGGGTCTGGGCACGCTGCGCCGCAATCCGGACCTCAAGTGGCGCCAGACGCCCGAGGGCGTGGCCGAGCTGACGGTCAAGCAGCGCGCCATCCTGGACAGCGCCGCGCGGCTGGTGAAGGCGGGCGGTCAGCTGGTCTATGCCACCTGCAGCCTGCTGGACGCCGAGAACGAGTCCATCGCCCAGGCCTTCAGCGAAGCACACCCGGAGTTCGAGCTGCTGAACGCCGCCGAAGTGCTGGCGCGCCAGAAGGTCGAGGACGCCGAGTCGCTCTGCCGCAACAACTACCTGCGCCTGTGGCCCCACCGGCACGGTACGGATGGGTTCTTCGCCGCCGTCTGGCGCCGCCGCGCCGCCTGA
- a CDS encoding DesA family fatty acid desaturase → MSELSTIWSVLVDWLAHGLLRASPWQVLVTTLVMTHITIVAITVFLHRSQAHRSLDLHPIPSHFFRFWLWMTSGMVTKEWVAIHRKHHAKCETKDDPHSPVAHGIKTVLLRGSELYRAEAKVQETLKKFGHNTPDDWLERHVYTGRSKLGVSLMLVINVLLFGALGLTVWAVQMLWSPIHAAGIINGLGHWWGYRNFEAADASTNISPWGIWIGGEELHNNHHTFPTSAKLSVKPFEFDIGWGYIRVLEMMGLAKVRKTAPQLKLGAVRPVADSQTLEALIANRYEVMAQYATNLRKACAEELDRLKQQGAQNTERWNEMRLAQRWLHRDDQKIPADVKALVAKACDQSPSLTKLVTMREELRQLWTRTNVSGEQLVVDLQGWCQRAEGSGIAALQEFARTLRSARA, encoded by the coding sequence ATGTCCGAACTCTCGACGATCTGGTCGGTCCTGGTGGACTGGCTGGCCCATGGTCTGCTGCGCGCCAGTCCCTGGCAGGTGCTGGTCACCACGCTGGTGATGACGCACATCACGATCGTCGCCATCACCGTCTTCCTGCACCGCAGCCAGGCCCACCGCTCGCTCGACCTGCACCCGATTCCGTCGCACTTCTTCCGCTTCTGGCTGTGGATGACGTCTGGCATGGTGACCAAGGAGTGGGTGGCGATCCACCGCAAGCACCACGCCAAGTGCGAGACCAAGGACGACCCGCACAGCCCGGTCGCCCATGGCATCAAGACCGTGCTGCTGCGCGGCAGCGAGCTGTACCGCGCCGAGGCCAAGGTCCAGGAAACGCTGAAGAAGTTCGGCCACAACACCCCGGACGACTGGCTGGAGCGCCATGTCTACACCGGCCGCTCCAAGCTGGGCGTGTCGCTGATGCTCGTCATCAACGTGCTGCTGTTCGGCGCGCTGGGCCTGACCGTGTGGGCGGTGCAGATGCTGTGGAGTCCGATCCACGCGGCCGGCATCATCAATGGCCTGGGCCACTGGTGGGGTTACCGCAACTTCGAGGCGGCGGACGCGTCCACCAACATCTCGCCCTGGGGCATCTGGATTGGTGGCGAAGAGCTGCACAACAACCACCACACCTTCCCGACCTCGGCCAAGCTGTCGGTCAAGCCCTTCGAGTTCGACATCGGCTGGGGCTACATCCGCGTGCTGGAGATGATGGGACTGGCGAAGGTGCGCAAGACCGCGCCGCAGCTCAAGCTTGGCGCCGTGCGTCCTGTCGCCGACAGCCAGACGCTCGAAGCGCTGATCGCCAACCGCTACGAGGTCATGGCCCAGTACGCCACCAATCTGCGCAAGGCCTGCGCCGAGGAACTGGACCGCCTCAAGCAGCAAGGTGCACAGAACACCGAGCGCTGGAACGAGATGCGCCTGGCGCAGCGCTGGCTGCACCGCGACGATCAGAAAATCCCCGCCGACGTGAAGGCGCTCGTCGCCAAGGCCTGCGACCAGAGCCCGTCGCTGACCAAGCTGGTCACGATGCGCGAGGAACTGCGCCAGCTGTGGACCCGCACCAATGTGTCGGGCGAGCAGCTGGTGGTGGACCTGCAGGGCTGGTGCCAGCGCGCCGAGGGCAGCGGGATCGCCGCGCTGCAGGAGTTCGCGCGCACCCTGCGCTCCGCGCGCGCCTGA
- the rpmG gene encoding 50S ribosomal protein L33 — MAAKGGREKIKLESTAGTGHFYTTDKNKKTTPGKLEFMKFDPKARKHVLYKEIKLR; from the coding sequence ATGGCAGCCAAAGGCGGACGCGAAAAGATCAAGCTGGAATCCACTGCGGGTACCGGCCATTTCTACACCACGGACAAGAACAAGAAGACGACGCCCGGAAAGCTCGAATTCATGAAGTTCGATCCGAAGGCACGCAAGCACGTGCTGTACAAGGAAATCAAGCTCCGCTGA
- the rpmB gene encoding 50S ribosomal protein L28, with protein sequence MARVCQVTGKGPMTGNNVSHANNKTKRRWLPNLQYRRFWVESENRWIRLRISNAALRLIDKKGIDVVLADLRARGEL encoded by the coding sequence ATGGCACGCGTCTGTCAAGTCACGGGTAAAGGCCCGATGACCGGGAACAATGTTTCCCACGCAAACAACAAAACCAAGCGCCGCTGGCTGCCCAACCTGCAGTACCGCCGCTTCTGGGTCGAGAGCGAAAACCGCTGGATTCGCCTGCGCATCTCCAACGCTGCGCTGCGACTGATCGACAAGAAGGGTATTGACGTGGTCCTCGCCGACCTGCGTGCCCGCGGCGAACTGTAA